In Chrysoperla carnea chromosome 2, inChrCarn1.1, whole genome shotgun sequence, the following proteins share a genomic window:
- the LOC123291617 gene encoding NADH dehydrogenase [ubiquinone] 1 alpha subcomplex subunit 9, mitochondrial, translated as MALVLHGHKICQQTHGVNALIYICSNNYATSVQKVRLSDVKRGTGGRSSFSGIVATVFGSTGFMGRYVCNKLGKIGSQLILPYRGDHYDALKLKLSGDLGQVLFQPYYLRDEEAIRKAVKYSNVVINLVGRDWETKNFKFNDVHVEGAARIARIAKEEGVEKLIHFSALNATERPTPIVTKKGSGFLASKWAGEQAVLKEFPNATIFRPADIYGQEDRFLRMYIHIWRHQGKWMPLWKKGEETIKQPVHCADVAQAVVNAIRDPESSGKIYQAVGPKRYQLSELVDWFHRVIRKDQHGYFRYDLRYDPFFKIRVSVSELISPSFPIGNLHWERLEREFVTDNVDKGICTLEDLGVNLTSMESQVPWELKPWRLGAYHEKEAAVEFDLPAPPPSIA; from the exons atggcATTGGTTTTGCATGGACATAAAATAT GTCAGCAGACACACGGTGTAAAtgcattaatttatatttgttcaaATAATTATGCTACTAGTGTACAAAAAGTACGATTATCTGATGTTAAGCGGGGAACTGGTGGTAGAAGTAGTTTCAGCGGTATTGTTGCCACAGTTTTTGGTTCCACTGGATTTATGGGCAGATATGTTTGCAATAAGTTAGGAAAAATTGGTTCTCAG TTAATTCTTCCATATCGAGGTGATCATTATGACGcacttaaattaaaactatcTGGCGATTTAGGACAAGTATTGTTTCAACCATATTATTTACGTGATGAAGAAGCAATTCGCAAAGCTGTAAAATATTCGAATGTTGTCATTAATTTAGTTGGTCGTGAttgggaaacaaaaaatttcaaatttaatgatgTACATGTTGAGGGTGCAGCTCGTATTGCAAGAATTGCTAAAGAAGAAGGCGTTGAgaaattgatacatttttcgGCATTGAATGCAACTGAACGCCCCACACCAATCGTTACCAAAAAGGGATCTGGTTTTCTTGCTAGTAAATGGGCTGGAGAACAAGCTGTTCTTAAAGAATTTCCAAATGCTACTATTTTCAGACCTGCTGATATTTACGGCCAAGAAGATCGCTTTTTGAG aaTGTACATCCATATTTGGCGCCATCAAGGCAAATGGATGCCATTGTGGAAAAAAGGCGAAGAAACCATCAAACAACCTGTTCATTGTGCCGATGTTGCTCAAGCAGTTGTGAATGCGATTAGAGATCCAGAAAGTTCtggaaaaatatatcaagctgtgGGGCCAAAGAGGTATCAATTATCTGAGTTAGTAGATTGGTTCCATCGAGTAATACGAAAAGATCAACATGGTTATTTCCGATATGATTTACGATATGacccatttttcaaaatacgtGTCTCTGTCAGTGAATTAATATCACCATCTTTCCCAATTGGAAATTTACATTGGGAGCGATTAGAACGG gaATTTGTTACTGACAATGTGGATAAAGGAATTTGTACTTTAGAGGATTTGGGCGTTAATCTTACAAGCATGGAAAGTCAAGTACCATGGGAACTAAAACCATGGCGTTTGGGTGCTTATCATGAAAAAGAAGCAGCTGTTGAATTCGATTTACCAGCACCTCCACCATCTATTGCGTAA
- the LOC123291613 gene encoding protein lin-9 homolog isoform X1 yields the protein MAEVIESNDIKSQKMKVEQVEMEIEDTKVEIKKEAVESDEEDTNEMDMDTLGPAALGLQRVGAKVNPKPPPTPPIQPLNRRGMPARIRKKNRLFFDDDIVNSPPPRASPKRGPKPAIHKKTPSKISTSQHIKQKSQTLQAAKRILQNQRERDEKDIKEREVKTTVQTVNLSPDRKVGQKIGMRLRNLLKLPKAHKWVCYEWFYSDIDRTLFEGENDFMICLRESFPELKTRELSRVQWTKIRRMMGKPRRCSQSFFEEERKELERKRNKIRALQQRKITDFSNFSKDLPNEIPLQLVIGTKVTARLRKPQDGLFTGSIDAVDTSNNTYRITFERQGLGTHSIPDYEVLANEPPETINLTVVCQKFRPRQTLPAYMTMGLGSQQRAGPSNLRNNNDPLLSGPSLTPKSSLPDEGTLGGFPIKLLELIVRVTKILNTKRGKIKKLKEMNTEAEKLRSHGNPLPEDFERKYAGIVIELERMNRDLQEYLNDVQHFCQEIAPEPSIAAMLAPSHLRERCHEEAAEIVERHNNSETSNEVTNPDMIALITDLTALMLQVKSLSDSDQNAYELKVLEGSVHHIRSKLRPENLKAFQDNIELHFQHMSVGLGPGPSQFVSQKS from the exons ATGGCGGAGGTAATTGAAA gtAATGATATTAAGTCGCAAAAAATGAAAGTAGAACAAGTCGAAATGGAAATAGAAGAtacaaaagttgaaattaaaaaagaagcGGTTGAAAGTGATGAAGAAGATACAAATGAAATGGATATGGATACATTGGGTCCAGCTGCACTTGGGTTACAACGAGTAGGTGCAAAAGTGAATCCAAAACCACCACCAACGCCACCCATACAACCATTAAATCGACGGGGAATGCCTGCCCGTATtcgtaaaaaaaatcgtttatttttcgATGATGATATTGTTAATAGTCCACCACCAAGAGCATCACCGAAACGTGGACCTAAACCAgcaattcataaaaaaacacCTAGTAAAATCAGTACATCGCAACATATCAAACAAAAATCACAAACTTTACAGGCAGCCAAACGAATTTTACAAAATCAGCGAGAACGCGATGAAAAAGATATTAAAGAGCGTGAAGTGAAAACAACTGTTCAAACTGTTAATTTATCGCCAGATCGAAAAGTTGGTCAAAAAATTGGTATGCGTCTACGAAATTTGCTGAAACTTCCAAAAGCACACAAATGGGTATGTTATGAATGGTTTTATAGCGATATTGACCGTACATTATTTGAAGGAGAAAATGATTTCATGATATGTTTGCGTGAGTCATTTCCTGAATTAAAAACACGAGAATTATCACGGGTACAATGGACAAAAATACGTAGAATGATGGGTAAACCTAGACGATGTTCACAATCTTTTTTCGAAGAAGAACGCAAAGAACTTGAACGAAAACGTAATAAAATTCGAGCTTTACAACAACGAAAAATCACAGACTTCTCAAACTTCAGTAAAGATTTACCAAACGAAATACCTTTACAGTTAGTAATTGGTACCAAAGTCACAGCTCGACTACGAAAACCACAAGACGGATTATTCACTGGGTCAATTGATGCCGTTGATACGTCAAATAATACTTATCGAATTACGTTTGAACGACAAGGTTTGGGTACACATTCAATACCCGATTATGAAGTTTTAGCCAACGAACCACCCGAAACAATAAATCTTACAGTTGTTTGTCAAAAATTCCGACCGCGACAAACATTACCCGCATACATGACAATGGGTTTGGGTAGTCAACAACGTGCAGGACCCAGTAATCTAAGAAATAATAATGACCCTCTATTATCCGGCCCATCACTAACTCCAAAATCATCACTTCCTGATGAAGGTACATTAGGTGGTTTCCCCATCAAACTATTGGAGTTGATTGTTcgagtaacaaaaatattaaacacaaaACGAGGTAAAATAAAGAAGTTAAAGGAAATGAATACAGAGGCAGAAAAATTACGTTCACATGGGAATCCATTACCTGAAGATTTTGAAAGGAAATATGCTGGAATTGTTATTGAATTAGAACGAATGAACCGTGATTTACAGGAGTACCTGAATGATGTACAACATTTTTGCCAAGAAATTGCGCCTGAACCAAGCATTGCAGCAATGTTAGCACCTAGTCATTTACGCGAACGTTGTCATGAAGAAGCTGCTGAAATTGTGGAACGTCATAATAACAGCGAAACATCAAATGAAGTTACAAATCCTGATATGATTGCACTAATTACAGATTTAACGGCATTAATGTTACAAGTAAAAAGTTTATCAGATTCCGATCAAAATGCATATGAATTAAAAGTATTGGAAGGGTCTGTACATCATATTCGATCAAAATTACGtccagaaaatttaaaagcatttcaagataatattgAATTGCATTTTCAACATATGAGTGTTGGATTAGGACCGGGGCCTTCACAATTTGTttcacaaaaatcataa
- the LOC123291613 gene encoding protein lin-9 homolog isoform X2 gives MKVEQVEMEIEDTKVEIKKEAVESDEEDTNEMDMDTLGPAALGLQRVGAKVNPKPPPTPPIQPLNRRGMPARIRKKNRLFFDDDIVNSPPPRASPKRGPKPAIHKKTPSKISTSQHIKQKSQTLQAAKRILQNQRERDEKDIKEREVKTTVQTVNLSPDRKVGQKIGMRLRNLLKLPKAHKWVCYEWFYSDIDRTLFEGENDFMICLRESFPELKTRELSRVQWTKIRRMMGKPRRCSQSFFEEERKELERKRNKIRALQQRKITDFSNFSKDLPNEIPLQLVIGTKVTARLRKPQDGLFTGSIDAVDTSNNTYRITFERQGLGTHSIPDYEVLANEPPETINLTVVCQKFRPRQTLPAYMTMGLGSQQRAGPSNLRNNNDPLLSGPSLTPKSSLPDEGTLGGFPIKLLELIVRVTKILNTKRGKIKKLKEMNTEAEKLRSHGNPLPEDFERKYAGIVIELERMNRDLQEYLNDVQHFCQEIAPEPSIAAMLAPSHLRERCHEEAAEIVERHNNSETSNEVTNPDMIALITDLTALMLQVKSLSDSDQNAYELKVLEGSVHHIRSKLRPENLKAFQDNIELHFQHMSVGLGPGPSQFVSQKS, from the coding sequence ATGAAAGTAGAACAAGTCGAAATGGAAATAGAAGAtacaaaagttgaaattaaaaaagaagcGGTTGAAAGTGATGAAGAAGATACAAATGAAATGGATATGGATACATTGGGTCCAGCTGCACTTGGGTTACAACGAGTAGGTGCAAAAGTGAATCCAAAACCACCACCAACGCCACCCATACAACCATTAAATCGACGGGGAATGCCTGCCCGTATtcgtaaaaaaaatcgtttatttttcgATGATGATATTGTTAATAGTCCACCACCAAGAGCATCACCGAAACGTGGACCTAAACCAgcaattcataaaaaaacacCTAGTAAAATCAGTACATCGCAACATATCAAACAAAAATCACAAACTTTACAGGCAGCCAAACGAATTTTACAAAATCAGCGAGAACGCGATGAAAAAGATATTAAAGAGCGTGAAGTGAAAACAACTGTTCAAACTGTTAATTTATCGCCAGATCGAAAAGTTGGTCAAAAAATTGGTATGCGTCTACGAAATTTGCTGAAACTTCCAAAAGCACACAAATGGGTATGTTATGAATGGTTTTATAGCGATATTGACCGTACATTATTTGAAGGAGAAAATGATTTCATGATATGTTTGCGTGAGTCATTTCCTGAATTAAAAACACGAGAATTATCACGGGTACAATGGACAAAAATACGTAGAATGATGGGTAAACCTAGACGATGTTCACAATCTTTTTTCGAAGAAGAACGCAAAGAACTTGAACGAAAACGTAATAAAATTCGAGCTTTACAACAACGAAAAATCACAGACTTCTCAAACTTCAGTAAAGATTTACCAAACGAAATACCTTTACAGTTAGTAATTGGTACCAAAGTCACAGCTCGACTACGAAAACCACAAGACGGATTATTCACTGGGTCAATTGATGCCGTTGATACGTCAAATAATACTTATCGAATTACGTTTGAACGACAAGGTTTGGGTACACATTCAATACCCGATTATGAAGTTTTAGCCAACGAACCACCCGAAACAATAAATCTTACAGTTGTTTGTCAAAAATTCCGACCGCGACAAACATTACCCGCATACATGACAATGGGTTTGGGTAGTCAACAACGTGCAGGACCCAGTAATCTAAGAAATAATAATGACCCTCTATTATCCGGCCCATCACTAACTCCAAAATCATCACTTCCTGATGAAGGTACATTAGGTGGTTTCCCCATCAAACTATTGGAGTTGATTGTTcgagtaacaaaaatattaaacacaaaACGAGGTAAAATAAAGAAGTTAAAGGAAATGAATACAGAGGCAGAAAAATTACGTTCACATGGGAATCCATTACCTGAAGATTTTGAAAGGAAATATGCTGGAATTGTTATTGAATTAGAACGAATGAACCGTGATTTACAGGAGTACCTGAATGATGTACAACATTTTTGCCAAGAAATTGCGCCTGAACCAAGCATTGCAGCAATGTTAGCACCTAGTCATTTACGCGAACGTTGTCATGAAGAAGCTGCTGAAATTGTGGAACGTCATAATAACAGCGAAACATCAAATGAAGTTACAAATCCTGATATGATTGCACTAATTACAGATTTAACGGCATTAATGTTACAAGTAAAAAGTTTATCAGATTCCGATCAAAATGCATATGAATTAAAAGTATTGGAAGGGTCTGTACATCATATTCGATCAAAATTACGtccagaaaatttaaaagcatttcaagataatattgAATTGCATTTTCAACATATGAGTGTTGGATTAGGACCGGGGCCTTCACAATTTGTttcacaaaaatcataa